Proteins co-encoded in one Halorussus vallis genomic window:
- a CDS encoding type IV pilin, with protein MSPRALSPVVGTVLLTLATVVAAGALGVVALDTAAPTVSRSAAVSQPVVVDLRVDADADRLTFVHRGGESLDVRALTLRIEVDGSPLAEQPPVPFFSAGGFRPGPTGPFNSASDSQWEVGETASVELAGTNDPELKTGARVVARIAVDGATVAEVRATA; from the coding sequence GTGTCGCCCCGCGCACTCTCCCCCGTCGTCGGAACCGTCCTGCTGACGCTCGCCACGGTGGTCGCCGCCGGCGCCCTCGGCGTCGTCGCGCTCGACACTGCCGCACCGACGGTTTCCCGCTCCGCGGCCGTCTCCCAGCCCGTCGTCGTCGACCTCCGCGTGGACGCGGACGCCGACCGATTAACTTTCGTTCACCGCGGCGGCGAATCGCTCGACGTGCGGGCGCTCACGCTCCGAATCGAGGTCGACGGTTCGCCGCTCGCCGAACAGCCGCCGGTCCCGTTCTTCTCGGCGGGGGGCTTCCGGCCCGGACCCACGGGACCGTTCAACAGCGCGTCGGACTCGCAGTGGGAGGTCGGGGAAACCGCGAGCGTCGAACTCGCCGGCACGAACGACCCGGAACTCAAGACCGGGGCGCGGGTCGTCGCCAGGATAGCGGTCGACGGCGCGACCGTCGCGGAGGTGCGCGCGACCGCCTGA
- a CDS encoding electron transfer flavoprotein subunit beta/FixA family protein: protein MKVLVTVKEVAEVADDFEIEGTEVGERYLEYDLNEWDDYAVEEAVQLKEDGPAEEVVTVTIGPERAEETIRMALAKGADRAIRVWDDALAEAELLDVETKTNLLAAVVEEEDPDLVLTGVQSGDDNFGATGVSLADQIGFEWGAVVNALDYDHDEGVAHVHRELEGGVEELTDIQMPAVLTIQTGINEPRYASLRGIRQAQSKEIAPKTLADVGLDADAVESDLTLTSMYEPESESDVELFEGDASETAGRLAEVLREKGVAE, encoded by the coding sequence ATGAAGGTCCTGGTGACTGTGAAGGAGGTCGCCGAAGTCGCAGACGACTTCGAAATCGAGGGGACCGAGGTAGGCGAGCGCTACCTCGAGTACGACCTGAACGAGTGGGACGACTACGCCGTCGAGGAGGCGGTCCAGTTGAAGGAGGACGGCCCGGCCGAGGAGGTCGTAACCGTCACTATCGGCCCGGAGCGCGCCGAGGAAACCATCCGGATGGCGCTGGCGAAGGGTGCCGACCGCGCGATTCGAGTGTGGGACGACGCGCTGGCCGAGGCCGAACTGCTCGACGTCGAGACGAAGACGAACCTGCTGGCGGCGGTCGTCGAGGAGGAGGACCCCGACCTCGTGCTGACCGGCGTCCAGTCGGGCGACGACAACTTCGGCGCGACCGGCGTCTCGCTGGCCGACCAGATCGGCTTCGAGTGGGGCGCGGTCGTCAACGCGCTCGACTACGACCACGACGAGGGCGTCGCGCACGTCCACCGCGAACTGGAGGGCGGCGTCGAGGAGCTCACCGACATCCAGATGCCGGCCGTCCTCACCATCCAGACCGGTATCAACGAGCCCCGGTACGCCAGCCTTCGGGGCATCCGACAGGCCCAGAGCAAGGAGATAGCGCCCAAGACCCTCGCCGACGTCGGCCTCGACGCCGACGCGGTCGAGAGCGACCTGACCCTGACTTCGATGTACGAACCCGAGAGCGAGAGCGACGTGGAACTGTTCGAAGGTGACGCCAGCGAGACGGCCGGGCGGCTCGCCGAGGTCCTCCGCGAGAAGGGGGTGGCGGAATGA
- a CDS encoding methyltransferase domain-containing protein: MGILEDKSRARLFYKYLSKVYDTVNPFIWNEEMRAEALAMLDIDEDDVVLDVGCGTGFATEGLLEHTRNVHGLDQSVHQLEKAWAKLGKHDPVSFYRGDAERLPFADDTFDVVWSSGSIEYWPDPVATLEDMRRVVKPGGQVLVVGPNYPKSTVMQKVADAIMLFYDREEADRMFREAGYVDVRHREMGPSYDPDVAITTVARAPETE; encoded by the coding sequence ATGGGTATCCTCGAAGACAAGAGTCGGGCGCGACTGTTCTACAAGTACCTCTCGAAGGTGTACGACACCGTCAACCCCTTCATCTGGAACGAGGAGATGCGCGCCGAAGCGCTCGCCATGCTCGACATCGACGAGGACGACGTGGTGCTCGACGTCGGCTGCGGAACCGGGTTCGCGACCGAGGGACTGCTCGAACATACCCGGAACGTCCACGGGCTCGACCAGAGCGTCCACCAACTGGAGAAGGCGTGGGCGAAACTCGGCAAGCACGACCCCGTGAGCTTCTACCGCGGCGACGCCGAGCGACTCCCCTTCGCCGACGATACCTTCGACGTGGTGTGGTCCTCGGGGTCCATCGAGTACTGGCCCGACCCCGTCGCCACGCTCGAAGACATGCGTCGGGTCGTCAAGCCCGGCGGTCAGGTGCTCGTCGTCGGCCCGAACTACCCCAAGTCGACGGTGATGCAGAAGGTCGCCGACGCCATCATGCTCTTCTACGACCGCGAGGAGGCCGACCGGATGTTCCGCGAGGCGGGCTACGTCGACGTCCGACACCGCGAGATGGGACCCTCCTACGACCCCGACGTCGCCATCACGACGGTGGCGCGGGCCCCCGAAACCGAGTAG
- a CDS encoding electron transfer flavoprotein subunit alpha/FixB family protein — translation MSSDVLAVAEHRRGEIRDVSYELITAGHHLANDTGGDLHLAVIGGDTERFGEDLNREGVDYVHTVSEGEEFNHDIYVQAVEALHAELDPEVVLMPNSVNGLDYAPAVANRLDIPLATDAVGVDYDGGLTVTREMYGSKVETTVEVGGDQQAVTIRGAEWPAAEGVGDAEIAEFDADIDTDVGSTVTGFEEVGSGDVDISEADFIVSIGRGIEEEENLPLIEDLVEALDATLASSRPIVDNGWLPKNRQVGQSGKVVTPKVYLAIGISGAVQHVAGMKGSDTIVAVNTDPNAPIFDIADYGIVGDLFEVVPELIEEFE, via the coding sequence ATGAGCTCCGACGTGCTGGCGGTCGCAGAACACCGCCGGGGCGAGATCCGGGATGTGAGCTACGAACTCATCACCGCCGGACACCACCTCGCGAACGACACCGGCGGCGACCTCCACCTCGCGGTCATCGGCGGCGACACTGAACGGTTCGGCGAGGACCTCAACCGCGAGGGCGTCGACTACGTCCACACCGTCTCGGAGGGCGAGGAGTTCAACCACGACATCTACGTCCAGGCCGTCGAGGCGCTCCACGCCGAACTCGACCCCGAGGTCGTGTTGATGCCCAACAGCGTCAACGGCCTCGACTACGCGCCCGCCGTGGCGAACCGCCTCGACATCCCGCTGGCGACCGACGCCGTCGGCGTCGACTACGACGGCGGGCTGACGGTCACCCGCGAGATGTACGGCTCGAAGGTCGAAACCACCGTCGAGGTCGGCGGCGACCAGCAGGCGGTCACCATCCGCGGTGCCGAGTGGCCCGCCGCCGAGGGCGTCGGCGACGCCGAAATCGCGGAGTTCGACGCCGACATCGACACGGACGTCGGCTCGACGGTCACCGGCTTCGAGGAGGTCGGCAGCGGCGACGTCGACATCAGCGAGGCCGACTTCATCGTCTCCATCGGCCGCGGCATCGAGGAGGAGGAGAACCTCCCGCTCATCGAGGACCTCGTCGAGGCGCTGGACGCGACGCTCGCCTCCTCGCGACCCATCGTCGACAACGGTTGGCTCCCGAAGAACCGTCAGGTCGGCCAGTCCGGCAAGGTCGTCACCCCCAAGGTGTACCTCGCCATCGGCATCTCGGGCGCGGTCCAGCACGTCGCCGGCATGAAGGGCTCCGACACCATCGTCGCGGTCAACACCGACCCGAACGCGCCCATCTTCGACATCGCGGACTACGGCATCGTCGGCGACCTCTTCGAGGTCGTGCCCGAACTCATCGAGGAGTTCGAATAG
- a CDS encoding polyprenyl synthetase family protein — MEYPESRRALVEERLEVVLDRVEPTELAEEVRHVALSGGKRVRPTVTVLACEAAGGTAEDAVDFAVGVELVHDASLVVDDIIDRSDTRRGSASAWAAFGYGPAIIASDGLLGEAFELFSRDPRAMEVVADAMVELGEGEATELVAEPTDETEYMELARRKTGALFRAAAELGAIAADASPETVEAFGEYAEKVGVAFQIRDDVLDETADAADLGKPTGHDAEVGRPSLVQVTDLTTEEADALAHEKSDEALAALDRASTPDLTATGYLRDLAAFVVNRTH; from the coding sequence ATGGAGTATCCCGAGTCTCGGCGCGCGCTGGTCGAGGAACGTCTCGAAGTCGTCCTCGACCGCGTCGAACCGACGGAACTCGCCGAGGAGGTCCGCCACGTCGCGCTGTCGGGGGGCAAGCGCGTCCGGCCGACCGTCACGGTGCTGGCGTGCGAGGCCGCGGGCGGCACCGCCGAGGACGCCGTCGACTTCGCCGTCGGCGTCGAACTCGTCCACGACGCCTCGCTGGTCGTCGACGACATCATCGACCGGTCGGACACTCGACGCGGGAGCGCGAGCGCGTGGGCGGCGTTCGGCTACGGGCCGGCCATCATCGCCAGCGACGGACTGCTCGGCGAGGCGTTCGAACTGTTCTCGCGGGACCCGCGGGCGATGGAGGTGGTGGCCGACGCGATGGTCGAACTCGGCGAGGGCGAGGCGACCGAGTTGGTCGCCGAACCGACCGACGAAACCGAGTACATGGAACTCGCCCGCCGGAAGACGGGCGCGCTGTTCCGCGCCGCCGCGGAACTGGGGGCCATCGCGGCCGACGCCTCGCCCGAGACGGTCGAGGCGTTCGGCGAGTACGCCGAGAAGGTCGGCGTCGCGTTCCAGATACGCGACGACGTGCTGGACGAAACCGCCGACGCCGCCGACCTCGGGAAACCGACGGGCCACGACGCGGAAGTCGGCCGCCCGTCGCTCGTCCAGGTGACCGACCTCACCACCGAGGAGGCCGACGCCCTCGCCCACGAGAAGTCCGACGAGGCGCTCGCCGCGCTCGACCGGGCGTCGACGCCGGACCTGACCGCGACCGGGTACCTGCGGGACCTCGCGGCGTTCGTCGTGAACCGGACGCACTAG
- a CDS encoding helix-turn-helix transcriptional regulator yields MRSSAALLVVLLVSAAVVAGVGTAVGRPVADRPHAAGPPSALATAANPSSVDTVTMTNGTVQNGTGNATNVSVDDVTTIRIALRENGNAHWHVSTQFRLEDANETAAFERLAQKYRKGRADAGFSRETFVRVAERASQDENRTMRIRHANYSATTRENGRIGVLTLAFTWTNFTNVSDGQVALGDVFVTESGTWLPELDDDQRLVLEAPKGYYIYRSNVAHNGSRISYEGPRTLDSRDLAVTYRPIDSNQQGPKGIVPGLSGISGIVLVLFLVGTGGFAAYFWTQRRDVDSLASSDVAAEPSPSPPEESAATAGGAGAVEETDRDHGRDSDGSDEDEDDVTDVDLLSDEERVLHLLERNDGRMKQANIVKETNWSNAKVSQLLSAMDDADKVDKLRIGRENLITLPDEDVTDVD; encoded by the coding sequence ATGCGGTCGTCCGCCGCCCTCCTCGTAGTCCTCCTCGTCTCGGCCGCCGTCGTCGCCGGCGTCGGTACCGCCGTCGGCCGGCCGGTAGCCGACCGGCCGCACGCCGCCGGGCCACCGTCGGCGCTCGCGACGGCGGCGAACCCGTCAAGCGTCGATACGGTGACGATGACGAACGGAACGGTCCAGAACGGAACCGGAAACGCGACGAACGTCTCGGTCGACGACGTAACGACGATACGAATCGCGCTCCGCGAGAACGGAAACGCCCACTGGCACGTCTCCACGCAGTTCCGCCTCGAAGACGCGAACGAGACGGCCGCGTTCGAGCGCCTCGCTCAGAAGTACCGGAAGGGACGGGCCGACGCCGGATTCTCGCGCGAAACCTTCGTCCGAGTCGCGGAGCGAGCGAGTCAGGACGAGAATCGGACGATGCGAATCCGCCACGCGAACTACTCGGCCACGACACGCGAGAACGGCCGAATCGGCGTGTTGACGCTGGCGTTCACGTGGACGAACTTCACGAACGTGTCGGACGGCCAAGTCGCGCTCGGGGACGTGTTCGTGACCGAATCGGGAACGTGGCTCCCCGAACTCGACGACGACCAGCGACTGGTGCTCGAAGCCCCGAAGGGGTACTACATCTACCGGTCGAACGTCGCCCACAACGGATCCCGAATCTCCTACGAGGGTCCGCGGACGCTCGACTCCCGCGACCTCGCAGTGACGTATCGGCCCATCGACTCCAACCAGCAGGGACCGAAGGGCATCGTCCCCGGCCTCTCCGGCATCTCGGGCATCGTCCTCGTGCTGTTTCTCGTCGGCACCGGGGGCTTCGCGGCCTACTTCTGGACCCAGCGGCGCGACGTCGACTCGCTCGCGTCGTCCGACGTCGCCGCCGAACCGTCACCGTCGCCACCCGAGGAGTCGGCCGCGACGGCCGGCGGTGCGGGTGCGGTCGAGGAGACGGACCGCGACCATGGGCGCGACAGCGACGGAAGTGACGAGGACGAAGACGACGTCACAGACGTGGACCTGCTGAGCGACGAGGAGCGCGTCCTCCACCTGCTCGAACGGAACGACGGTCGGATGAAGCAGGCCAACATCGTCAAGGAGACCAACTGGTCGAACGCCAAGGTCTCCCAGCTCCTGTCGGCGATGGACGACGCCGACAAGGTCGACAAACTCCGCATCGGCCGCGAGAACCTCATCACGCTCCCCGACGAGGACGTGACCGACGTCGACTGA
- the ahaH gene encoding ATP synthase archaeal subunit H, whose amino-acid sequence MPRPEVLERIKEAEQEADDIVAEAEEAREQRISEARTEAEEIRQEAESEASELHEKRLAEAREEIEAERERVLAEGEEEREALEARAEGNEEAVIEHVVDLFEEAVHAQT is encoded by the coding sequence ATGCCGAGGCCAGAGGTTCTCGAACGTATCAAGGAGGCCGAGCAGGAGGCCGACGACATCGTCGCCGAGGCCGAGGAGGCCCGCGAACAGCGCATCTCCGAGGCCCGCACGGAGGCCGAGGAGATCCGCCAGGAGGCCGAATCGGAGGCGTCGGAGCTCCACGAGAAACGTCTCGCCGAGGCGCGCGAGGAGATCGAAGCCGAACGGGAGCGCGTCCTCGCCGAGGGCGAAGAGGAGCGCGAGGCGCTCGAAGCGCGCGCCGAGGGCAACGAAGAGGCGGTGATCGAACACGTCGTCGACCTGTTCGAGGAGGCGGTGCATGCTCAGACCTGA
- a CDS encoding DUF7096 domain-containing protein, with protein sequence MRLAPVMLALLLALSPGVVATHSAAPSASADVRAVDSNPPESTEPRFTLVPPTNASTTVLTLGKEPKRTAFDSPSLSLGDTLVSERSEVQSRLSTGALEERLRTARNDEQKKQILNRYRYRIENRIISLSARERQVTKAFTNGSMSADAYLRALGQIDREAQQLRTLIDAMQTSAQPIPRFRMKTEADTLKGKLVTLEGPVRNRIAEQLRGEAPPTRVFVATADTGVVLSAIVDGTYTREVTRIDRRNPGLQDHISLSEVPNIVERNYPWIRNNSDSTGTASYGATNVYRRWMTHENGRLVTYLDGGTRSIFDEIQYKRLSPSLSTGPAVTNTSENVTLSVNRTYPGGPLRVRLANETGAPLQGTISVAGERIGRTDSAGVLWTLGPASQFRVTATHEGTTVNATVRPTAPPRAPSGAES encoded by the coding sequence ATGCGACTCGCCCCCGTTATGCTGGCGTTACTGCTGGCCCTCTCCCCCGGCGTCGTTGCGACGCACTCGGCCGCCCCGAGTGCGTCCGCGGACGTGCGAGCGGTCGATTCGAATCCGCCGGAGTCGACCGAGCCACGTTTCACCCTCGTACCGCCGACGAACGCGAGTACGACCGTACTAACCCTCGGAAAGGAGCCGAAACGGACCGCGTTCGACTCGCCGTCGCTCTCGCTCGGCGACACGCTCGTCAGTGAACGTAGTGAAGTGCAGTCGCGTCTGAGCACGGGCGCGCTCGAAGAACGACTCCGAACTGCCCGGAACGACGAGCAGAAAAAGCAGATACTCAACCGGTACCGCTACCGGATCGAGAACCGCATCATCTCGTTGAGCGCGCGCGAACGACAGGTCACGAAGGCGTTCACCAACGGTTCGATGTCGGCCGACGCGTACCTCCGTGCGCTCGGTCAGATCGACAGAGAGGCCCAACAGTTGCGGACGCTTATCGACGCGATGCAGACCAGCGCCCAACCGATTCCGCGGTTCCGGATGAAGACCGAAGCCGACACGCTGAAGGGGAAACTCGTCACGCTCGAAGGTCCCGTCCGGAATCGGATCGCCGAACAACTGCGCGGCGAGGCCCCGCCGACCAGGGTCTTCGTGGCGACCGCCGACACCGGAGTCGTGCTCTCCGCCATCGTCGACGGGACGTACACGCGCGAGGTGACCCGAATCGACCGTCGAAACCCCGGACTCCAGGACCACATCTCGCTCAGCGAAGTTCCGAACATCGTCGAGAGGAACTACCCCTGGATTCGGAACAACAGCGACTCGACCGGGACGGCCTCCTACGGCGCGACGAACGTCTACCGACGGTGGATGACCCACGAGAACGGTCGGCTCGTCACCTACCTCGACGGCGGCACCAGGTCGATATTCGACGAGATACAGTACAAGCGACTCTCGCCGTCGCTCTCGACCGGCCCGGCGGTCACCAACACGTCCGAGAACGTCACGCTCTCGGTGAACCGGACCTACCCCGGCGGCCCGCTCCGAGTGCGACTCGCGAACGAAACCGGCGCACCGCTGCAAGGGACGATTTCGGTCGCCGGCGAGCGAATCGGCCGAACCGACTCGGCGGGCGTCCTCTGGACGCTCGGACCCGCCTCGCAGTTCCGCGTCACGGCGACTCACGAGGGAACCACCGTGAACGCGACCGTCAGGCCGACGGCGCCGCCCCGCGCTCCGAGCGGAGCCGAGAGTTGA